A region of the Hemitrygon akajei chromosome 11, sHemAka1.3, whole genome shotgun sequence genome:
gccaagtggttaaggcattggactagcgatctgaaggtcgtgagttccaAGTCCCAGccaaggcagtgtgttgtgtccttgagaaaggccacacactgctccagtccacccagctaaAAATTGGTACCTCGCaatagactggtgtcctatccgGGGCGGGGTGTCCTCATACTCTCAGTTGCTTCATGccacggaaaccagcataagcatcagcctgatgagcctataaggctcgggacagactttaactaacTTTAGATGATTTGCACCTTGATGCCATTTTATATCCTTCAAAATCTATTCCAACACAAATCTATCAGCTTCAGTGTTGTAAATTTCCATCATCCATGGGCTTTTGGGATCAAGAGTTACAGATTACCTCTACCAGTTGTACCACTGGTCCAACTTCAGTTTTAAGGTTAAGTCTCTTAATCCTGTATTAATCTACAAGAGGAAGTAACTTCTTTGTATCAACTCTATTGAATACCTTTACGGTATTTGAAGACTTATACCTGATCATGCCTCAATCTTCTCGTCTGCTTTACTTTGCAGTAAATTCTAGTACATGACTATCAATAAAATTAAGTATTATTACATCAGAAATTGATGCAATAACTCAAGAGTATATGCATTGCTTTGCCCTTTTCTCATCCATTTGTCTCCCCTGATCAATTCCCTTCCTATTCCATCTTACTTTCCAAtatgagcaaacatgaggaaatctgcagatgctggaaattcaaacaacaacacacacaaaatgctggtggaacacagcaggccaggcagcatttatagggagaagcgctgtcgacgtttcgggccaagacccttcgtcaggtctcggcccaaaacgtcaacagcgcttctccctatagatgctgcctggcctgctgtggtccaccagcattttgtgtgtggtgttgtttttacttttcaatattcagttttccctctccctgccaTATATATTCACCCTCCTCTCCCACTGTCTTATAGCTTGTAGTCCTAGGAGGATCCAGTGATTTCCTCCCCCATCTCACTTACTTTTCTATTATGGACTTCATATAAAAGTAAGTCTCATTATTCAAAGACACCATAGTGAGAGATTGTAACcaaaaataaaagaaatgcaGAGAAGACATAGCTAGTTAAACTTTCAGATCTTTTGTGCAAATTGAGCTATTAACCCAAACCATTAAATTCCTGCTTGTTGTTGTCTATCTTGCTGAACgtgttcataattttatgttgCCATTCATTATGgtaatttttaaaacattttttacaCATGTCATAGCTAGTCAGAAAATGCCTGATCAATGGGATTTCAAAGCATATgcagcagcaaaggatgaatgaaattAAGGCAGACATCAGCCACAATCCAAAACAATGGAAGGATAAactcaaataaaaacagaaaatagtgcaaacattcagcagcacggacagcatctgtggaaagagaaagagtaAACATTTCAGTTCAAAGACCTGGTAAAGAGGAAGCAAGTTAGTTTTAAGCTGCTGAGAtggtaggggagagatgaatatGGATCTCTCCAAAAAGGAGAGGACAAGTTTGCTTAGAGACAAATTGAAAAAGGTCATCAGATAGATGGGTTATTAGGGGCACATAGAGAAAATGAAAAACAATAAAGGTAGGGTTGGTAAACTAAAGAGAACACAAAGGAACAAAAATGTAGCAAACTGCAGGGCTTTTGTACATACCAAGCAGATATTGAAAAGTAAAATCCCAATGTCACAAATGGATGACGTAATGGTCATTCCTAACAGAGAAAATGAGTTTCCTCCAGTTCTAGAATTCAATATTGTCTAAAAGACTACAATTTGCTCAGATGGAAAATTAGATGTTCTTCAAGTTTACATTGTGTTTCATTACAATCTTTCATTTTGAGCAGTTCTGTATTTCTTTGGTTATTTTCCCAATCTCTAACTGCCCTCATCTAATATGTTAATTTTCTCTCCAACTGCCCCATAAAACCATTTGACCTCCACAGTAATCCTGGCCTCGCTTCGGAAATATCCCCTTTGTCCTATCCATTCTTCCACCACTTTCCATACAACTTAAATTGAACAATTTTTCTCTTTCCCAGTTGGGACGAAGAGCCTTCAACCTGAAAAGTTAACTGTTTCTTTTgctacagatgctacctgatctatTGTTCTAAATACTTCAATTTTCAGATTTCAAGTTTAAACTGGTTTTGATTTAATTTTGCTGACAGGATATGCTGAAGTAACTGAAAGGCCTGCTCTATCATGCTCCAAATTGTTGTATACTTACTGCATGAATTTACAATAGGGGCCTTCGGGACAGAACCCCACCAGATAATTTACACAGATGACTCGGCGGGTATGCCGGTGCCTGCACAAAGGACCTGCAAAAAGACAGGATTTGGATCAGCAATCTAAAGTTATAACTCAGCAATAACATTCCTCCATCTCCGTGACACGCTATTAAAAACGACTCCGAGACAAAATGGTCACAGCATCCTTTCCGGAAAAGCAATGTTAAATGTTTATTCTGTTAAAAAGAAAATTTAtattggtagaggcaggtttgatattgtcatttaaagtaaaattggataggtatatggacaggaaaggaacggagggttatgggctgagtgcaggtcagtgggactaggtgagagtaagcattcggcaaggactagaagggccgagatggcctgtttccgtgctgtaattgttatatggttataagggcAACTGGCACTGAATAAAGAATATTTTTAACTTTCCCTAATTTGGACATTGCCCAAATTAAAAGTAAAAAACATCTGCCCAATACAAATATTTTAGtttaaaaaaactaattttaaCGTCTTACAACTACTCCTCACCTCTAGAGAGTCAAACCCTCAGGTAGGATGGTAAGTGTGCCGCCACAATTGCTCATCTCTCCCTCATCACATTTTTGGTTAAGTAGGAAAATCAAAACAAATGAATAGATTTCTGTATCTGATCACCAGGCAATGCATCCTATTGGAGGTTACACAGGTGTCTACAACAGCCTAAAATGGGATCAGGCTTGCAATCAGAGTGAATGCTGACCAGATTCACATGTGAAGAATGATCATTTGGATTATCTGCTGAAATGGATGGCATCTAGAGAGTAAAAAATTGTTTATCTTTCCCTCAGGGTACTTTGTAAGTTTTGTTCCATTCTCAACCACCGTTCTCTCCGTGCCACACAACAGCCCAACTGAGAGTCAAGTAAAACAACACATTCTCCAATCTCCAACAGAGCCAAAACGATGTACTTGACAGCATCCATTCAGATAATTTAACCACTTTTCCACCTTACATAACACTTACCATGTTTACAAAATCCTCTGTCATACCATGGACAGTCTTTAATTTTGGACTCAGGATCAATATGTAGAAATGGACATTCTTTGTTACTACATTCTCCTGCAGCAGcatgagagggggaaaaaaaccaaattaaaacAAATCACAAAGGGAAAATAAGGAAACTAATTGCATTTAGGCTAGCTTAGATTATTTCAATTCTCCCTTCTTGATATCATCCTATAATCTATTCCTTCAGGAACGTTTCAACCGAACTAACTGATCATTCTGATAGCAGTCCATTAACTCTCAAACACCAACTAAATTTGCTCTGAAGCCATATCCCTAATCTGAGGCAACTGATTGTAACAGCTGGGAGATGCTTAAGGAATTTATCACAGGCATGTTGCAGGCATATCCAAATCCTAAACTTGGCCCGGGAAGCAGATGCACTCAGCATTATGTGCAAGGACTTTGAAAATACATAGGTGATCATATTCCAAAACAGTATCGTTTCAGAAACTCGAGGGTTATTTCTTATTAAAGTGTACCACACTACCCTGATATAAGAGATTATAGCAGAAGTAATTCTTAGATGTGACTTTAAAGCTGTAGTACACAATTCTTGTACATAGGAAAGCCATAataagattttttaaaacatttcaGCAAGACAGCATTTTGTCACAGTTACTAATGCTAAGCCTGCTTTTTCCACCTTCAACTAGCTTGGAAATCCCACACAAAGTGAACAGTGAGCTCACCAAACTTGGAATAGAAATAACACTCTGGCATCTTCGTCATGTCATACTCATGTAAGAATTCACACTGATCTCCTTTCTTGCACAGCCCCCGCAACCAGTGTTTACACACCACTGTCTTCTCACCACTAATGTGGCGAAAGGGACACATTCCACCTGCAATAGAAAAGTCAGGTTCAATCACTAGAATAGTTACTGGGGATGGGAGGAAGGAAGAGAGGAAGAGGCACATCACGAACAAAGGGAAGAACATATAAACATGTACAAAATACCATTCCTCAAGGTTTCAGAGTCACAAAGGCAGCGATTCATAAACTTTGAGGAATAGTGTATTGTACATGTTTATATACATCCAGCTTCTCAAAACATGTTCTCCTGTTTCTCTCGAGAGCACACACCATACCACAGGCTTTGTGCGATCTGCAAGCCAAAGTTCACCTCTATCAGGAAATGCATATTAATAACAGGTACCAGGATTTAATTTCCAAGTGATTCAATATTTTTAGAAGTATTTGGCCTCCTTCTCTAGAAACCAAGGAAAAGATCAGAATGCtctcaaacaaaaaaaattaacataCCTGTACCTCCCAGATTGTTATGACCAGACCTAATCCAAGCTTGTAGGACAACACTTAATTTTCCATCTGTACATATCACAGGGATCAAAATCATTATCAAATTCTGTAACTTCGTATGACTGACTTTCTCTGTAGCAGGGTTAATCTTCTGTGATATTGGCTCAGTTTTTCCTCTTTCTATTAATGAAACCTGACATGTTGAGCATGTTCCTAGTGATAAATTTTGCAACTCTTACAGTCCTTTTTTGTTCTCACTgtcatttcaaacattttataGGAAGAAATCGCAAAAGTTTCCCCTTCCTAATAACTACCAATGAGATGACTATACCTTAACTTCACCCCACACCAGAGATATTCCCATTGTCCTATTCATCCCTGTCTTAGCttggagaggaaggaagatgagagagGGCTACCTACCTAGGACAAAGAGTCTTTAACTTGAAAAATAAGCTGCTTCTCTTCCCACAGAAAATGCCTGATCAATATTTCTAGCATCTTCTGGTCCTATTTAAGATTTTCAATGGCTGCAGTTATTTTGACTTTCACCACATATTGATGGTCCAGTGCACAAGGTCCCTACCATGTCAGCATGGATTAGGACATCATTGTGATGAATACTGCAAATGATTGTCTCATTAAAGAGACAGTCTTTTCGGTAGTTTACAGTTTCCTCTCCTCATTCCATTAGTCTCCCTATCCCACCACCTAGCTGAGAGAATTGACTCATGAGCCACCAACCcaccatcaataccaggtgaggTGCTGGTAATGGGTGGATGCAAATACTGAGTGCTTCCCGTCCTTACAGAAAGAGCTTATCTCAGACATTCCTCTAACGTGATGCAGCAAAACAGACACATAGGTAAGGAAGAATAAAAAAGGCAGAGGGTGATTCTATGTCTACTGAGAACGTTTGTGTAAAATTATAATTAGTTAAAAGTGAAATTCCATGTTCTTAGTAATAAATGCTATAGTAACTAATCAATCTGATCAACAGTTGCTTTGATAGCTTACCCTTCCCACATGATGCCCGCAGAAAAAATTCACATACCGCTGCACCAGACTCtgtaaaagaaaaataacaagCACATAAGCTATGTTCAATAGCTTTCAAAATCCTTGTCCCAATTATGGAGATACAGTCACTGATACCTCAAACAAATACCTAAAAATGCTTCCTTTTTCTTCATTGGAAATGAATTGTTTTGGACAATCTAACTATTTTCTAGGGACCATTAACAAAAAAATACACAAGTTACTCCAGTAAACAACTGATGTCAAAATTAGTGCACTGTCCAAGTAGTGAAACAATGTGGGCACAAGAATAATTGCAAGTCAGAATTGTTATGTCTCCAAGAAGTCATTTGGTTTATTTAAACTTGAAAGTTTAGATAATATGTCCTACTAAAGCAAGTAGACAAACTTATTAAATGCACTATTAAAAATATTAGTCAACACAAATGGATGCAGTATTGAACACATCATGCTTCGCAGGTAGCTTAAGAGGGATCTCAGTATTTAGGACAAATACACCAGGGATGGAAAACAAATGTAGCTGCAGGCGCTAGAATCTGAAACAAGAACAAAAATGTGGAAAACTTAAGTCAGTCAAGCAGCAGCCATGGAATGGGAATCGAATACTGTATTTCAGTCCAATGACCCCGCCAAAGAACTGCTACAGAATTGCATCAGGAATGCTGACTGCCCTGGAACTGACCTACTGCTCGCAAACACAAGAATTCAAAGCAACAGTAATTTTTCTTTTAAAGTATGCATCTAGTAGGAATAAGACATCTTTAGTCTGCTCATTCAGTAAGCTCATGGCTCATCCACTTCCCCTGCTAGCCCAAGACCCCAAACACCCAAAAATTTTGTACGTATTCAATATCTAACAGGCACCTGCAGTAATTAATTATAAACATTTTAAAAGAACTGTGTAATGCAATTTGTCATCTCAGCTCTAAATAAACTATGTTCTCCTGTCTAAGGAAACTGCTTCCCAGCATTTAATCTTCTTAGAATCTTCTCTCTCAATTAAACTATTTCTCACCCTTTTAGACCCTGGTGAGTACCATCATCCAGTAAGTACTTTTGTCCCAGAAGTTAATCTAATGAATGCATACTGCACTTTCTCCAAGGCAACAAAAAGAGATCAGAAGAGTACATAGTACTCAACAAATCCTGTCACAAGAGGAACAAGCCTTACAGCCGCAAACTCCAAATGTTACCTGCAATTAAAAATTCTCTTTGCATCATTATTTATTTTACCCATGTTTACTTATTCATGAATCAACAAGATTTTGCCAGTGTTTCCTACAGAGCGAATAAATTCAGATTTTCCCACACTTACCACAGCTGCCAGAAGTGAGGCCTCCGCCGCCGACCTCGGAAATCGAGCCTCCGCAACCGTGACTCAGTTCACGGATTTGTTTCAGCCGGCAGCCCGGCCGTCCGGGATTAAGTGTCGGCTTTGGGGCCCGACCCAATCGACAGCCCGGGCCCCCTGCAGTTGGAAGTGGCAGCGGAGCCTCCCCTGTCACTCAGCCCGACCTGGAGCGTCAGACGACGTGACTCGCCAATCAATCCCTGTGGGATGCGTCCACCAATCTCAAAGAGCTGCCAACAACACATTGCATCGATGGAAACCTGGAAAGATGCACTACTTACAGAGGAAGTgtgggaaaagagctgggctACTGGTCAGATTGAAGCAGAGGGGCTTTAGGGTCCCTCTGCCCACTACTAGCTAACATGCAAGCCATAgagaacaaggtggatgatcttaaaggGAGATGCTGAACTActgtgtattctgtttcacagagaaCTGGCTCTCCCCTGCCACCTCAGACTGTGCCATCCGACCAGAGGGATTTTCGATCCATCTGATGGACCGCATGGCGTCTTTGGGCAAGACGAAGGGAGGTGGTGTCTGCCTGCTGATCAACACTGCGTGGTGCTCggacacagtggcactgacaagctcctgcagtccGGACCTGGAACATCTGTCGGTGAAGTGTTGTCCCTATTTGCCATGGGAATTCACCTCGGTCATACTGACAGCGGTCTACATTCCCTCCAGGCGGACGTGGAGTTtgctgtgaatacactgtatgccaacatcagtgaacttgagaccaggtatccggaggctttgctcattacagctggggactttaaccaggccaacctcagaaaagcactgccaaagttataccaacatgtctcctgctccactagaggcctgaatatacttgaccactgctacacaacagtcaaggatgcctaccgttCCGTCCCACAACCTCACTTCGGAAAATCAGACCATCAGGccatactcctcctcctcctggcttacaaacagaaactgaagcgggaggtcacggtgtcaaaagtggtgttgcgttggacagaggaaacggatgaggtcctccatgactgctttgaatcggtggacaggttagtattcaaggactcggcagctaacctcgatcagtatgcctcagctgtcacggactttatctggaagtgcacagaggactgtgtgtctcgcaagatgatccgggtattccctaaccagaaaccttggatgaattgaggtccagtcccttttgaaggctagagctgtggCTTTTAGGTCCGGGGATACCAGTCGCTACACAGAATCCAGGCATAAACTCTGGAAAGCCATTTAgggcgccaagaggcaatatcgagccaagttggaagcccaggctaaccgggggatgccagtagactatggcagggtcaaATGAGACCACTgggcgcaaagaaaaggctggaaatatcaataactgtagcgcttctcttcctgacgaacttaacATATTCTACGCAAGATTTGAATAGGAGTGTCCCGCCCTCTCCAGATGAACCGGACTTGGTGGCATTGAGATTCATTgtcaccgaggaagacgttagaagagccttcctgaagataaatccaaggaaggcgacagGCCCAGATGGCGTCCAGGGACAGGTTCTCcaggcctgtgcaagcgagctagctggagtgtttgctgacatcttcaactgctccctgcttcagactaagatcccctcatgttttaagaaggcaacgataattctggtgccgaagaaaagcaaggtggcatgcctaaATGACCAttgacctgtggctctgacatcaattgctatgaagtgcttcgagcgaatggttatggcacacatcaaccataacctaccggtcaacctcaacgctttgcaatttgcctaccggagcaacagttcaatggcagatgccatctctatggcactacattcctccttagaaaaCCTGAAGAaaaaagacgcatatgtaaggctccttttcattgaatacagctctgcctttaataccatcattccaaataaactgattcctaagctccggaacctgggtcttagcactcagatctgcagctggatcttcaacttcctcacagacaggacccaggctgtagtaataggggacaagctctcttctacaatcactctgagcaccggtgtcCCActaggctgtgtactcagccccctgctgtactcactgtacacccatgattgtgtagcaaagtttccatcgaactcaatatataagtttgctgatgacaccacaattgtaggccgtatcttgggtaatgatgagtctgagtacagaggaaattaagaacctgatggcatggtgcgaagacaataacctatccctcaacatcagcaagacgaaggaattggttgttgacttcagaaggagtagcggaccgcacgaccccatctacatcggaggtgcgcaggtggaacaggtcaaaagctttaagttcctcggggtgaatatcacaaatgacctgacttggtctaaccaagcagagtccactgccaagaaggcccacctgcgcctttacttcctgagaaagctgaagaaatttggcctgtcccctaaaatctcactaatttttataggtgcactgtagaaagcattcttctagagtgcatcacaacctggtatggaagttatcctgtccaagaccagaagcagctgcagaagatcgtgaacatagcctagcacatcacacaaaccaatctt
Encoded here:
- the cpsf4 gene encoding cleavage and polyadenylation specificity factor subunit 4 isoform X2: MQELISNVEHIRFELEMAVEQQLGAQPLPFPGMDKSGAAVCEFFLRASCGKGGMCPFRHISGEKTVVCKHWLRGLCKKGDQCEFLHEYDMTKMPECYFYSKFGECSNKECPFLHIDPESKIKDCPWYDRGFCKHGPLCRHRHTRRVICVNYLVGFCPEGPYCKFMHPRFELPMGTAADQPPLQQQQQITSTNTSVGQQKPVTQSGGPAQQSQFQTSSNRGPRPLEQVTCYKCGEKGHYANRCTKGHLAFLSGQ